A stretch of Henckelia pumila isolate YLH828 chromosome 4, ASM3356847v2, whole genome shotgun sequence DNA encodes these proteins:
- the LOC140861807 gene encoding uncharacterized protein → MPCASTFITSSDPQSWANALFPGRRWGVINNNIAECWNNWVKPAHHLPIVSMVDHVRVQIMNMMHRRREKTSVMVQELSPKKEKALATTYIESRNLSINKSCGWKFEVVDGDKSFAVDLNEWTCSCKSWQINMLPCKHACAAIKSKSMSLYAFCDRYFHIEMYRQAYKGMINPIPTFDMYETNNDEGSVINAPDIRSQPGHRRTKRIPSQVETRVSKCGRCHKPGHNRRSCKEAIE, encoded by the coding sequence ATGCCTTGTGCTAGTACTTTTATCACAAGTTCTGATCCACAAAGTTGGGCAAATGCTTTGTTTCCTGGTAGGCGATGGggtgtaataaataataacattgCCGAATGTTGGAACAACTGGGTTAAACCAGCTCATCATCTTCCAATTGTTTCTATGGTGGATCATGTACGTGTGCAAATCATGAACATGATGCACAGACGACGGGAAAAAACATCAGTCATGGTTCAGGAATTAAGCCCGAAGAAGGAGAAGGCTCTAGCTACCACATATATTGAATCCAGAAACTTGAGTATTAACAAATCATGTGGTTGGAAATTTGAGGTAGTTGATGGTGATAAATCATTTGCGGTTGATTTGAATGAATGGACTTGTTCATGCAAATCTTGGCAGATTAATATGCTTCCGTGCAAGCATGCTTGTGCAGCTATTAAATCAAAGTCAATGTCGCTATATGCTTTTTGTGATCGGTATTTCCATATTGAAATGTATCGTCAAGCATATAAAGGAATGATCAATCCCATACCGACATTTGACATGTACGAGACCAACAATGATGAAGGATCTGTAATCAATGCTCCAGATATACGAAGTCAACCAGGCCATAGAAGGACTAAGAGGATTCCGTCTCAAGTTGAAACACGTGTGTCAAAGTGTGGTCGTTGTCATAAGCCAGGGCACAACAGACGTAGTTGCAAAGAAGCCATAGAATAG
- the LOC140861806 gene encoding uncharacterized protein, translating to MVVKFIRDDEDDRQSRSDNELEEAPVQNSLDSWFHCIRGVGQTFKDAAEFRIYMKKYSVAIRRSFLYAKNDRDKIIVVCTEHSCKWRVYASRNKADNLFGIRKCNLQHTCGEENLSGRGHPRADSAWVADLMKNKVRGEPSYRPCAMVKDVHRDFGVDLEYHKAWKGKELAMHDLHGTDKGCYDKLRWYCRAVRETNPGSVADCEIDVVTNKFKRLFLCFNACAVGFATGCRPMIFLDGTHIKNKYKGSIQLAVAKDANDDLFTLAYAVVDAENDSNWEWFCFHLRGVLVLQHIMVFEKFTFFSDRHTGIIKAVKLLFPGSHHAYCLRHLVDNFVKQVLRSYPLHNKKHWSSVFKKAAYAPSQ from the exons ATGGTTGTGAAATTCATAAGGGACGACGAAGATGACAGACAATCCAGAAGTGATAATGAGCTTGAAGAGGCTCCCGTACAAAATTCCCTTGATTCTTGGTTTCATTGCATACGTGGGGTGGGCCAAACATTCAAAGATGCTGCAGAATTTAGAAtttatatgaaaaaatattctGTTGCTATAAGACGCTCATTTTTGTATGCCAAAAATGATCGAGATAAGATTATTGTTGTTTGTACTGAACATAGTTGCAAGTGGCGAGTTTATGCATCCAGAAATAAGGCAGACAATCTATTTGGGATCAGAAAATGCAATTTACAACACACTTGTGGAGAGGAAAATTTATCTGGTAGAGGACATCCAAGAGCTGATTCAGCTTGGGTCGCAGATTTGATGAAGAATAAAGTGAGGGGAGAGCCATCTTACCGTCCCTGTGCAATGGTGAAAGATGTACACAGAGATTTTGGAGTAGATTTAGAGTATCACAAGGCTTGGAAGGGCAAGGAATTAGCTATGCATGATCTCCATGGCACAGATAAGGGGTGTTATGACAAATTGAGATGGTATTGTCGTGCAGTTAGAGAAACAAATCCTGGTAGTGTGGCAGATTGTGAGATTGATGTAGTAACCAATAAATTCAAACGGTTATTCCTTTGTTTTAATGCATGTGCAGTTGGTTTTGCTACTGGTTGTAGACCAATGATTTTTCTCGATGGAACTCATATTAAGAACAAATATAAAGGTAGTATCCAACTTGCAGTGGCAAAAGATGCCAATGATGATCTTTTTACATTGGCATACGCTGTAGTGGATGCTGAGAATGATTCGAATTGGGAATGGTTTTGTTTTCATTTGAGAGGTGTCCTTGTTTTGCAACATATCATGGTGTTTGAAAAGTTCACTTTTTTCTCAGATAGACATACCGGTATTATCAAGGCTGTTAAGCTATTATTTCCGGGAAGTCACCATGCGTATTGTTTGAGGCACTTGGTGGATAATTTTGTGAAGCAG GTCTTGCGAAGTTATCCGTTACACAACAAAAAACATTGGTCATCTGTGTTCAAGAAAGCTGCATATGCCCCTTCACAATAA